A region of the Clupea harengus chromosome 7, Ch_v2.0.2, whole genome shotgun sequence genome:
AACCAGATAACAAACAGCATCTCAGAACAGTATGGTTTAAGTCTAGATTTAAAATTGGCTTCAGTCACGACACCTTTAATTTCATCAGAAAATTGGTTCTagagctgagcagcatagcagctaaaagcTGCACATTAGGCACAAAGCCACTGTTAATGTATGTAGCCATAGGTCAACTAAACCCAGACATGAAACACTCAGATATGTGtggacatatacacatacatctacACATAGAGGAAGTAGCTGCATATATGGCAGGAAGACTCCTGGCCAGACCTCCATATTCGCCCATCGACCCTATCAAACATGAATACAAACATGTTCAAATGTGATTTCTACCTGGCAACAGGTGAGTGCCTTTTTACAGGGCATGTGATTGGTGCATGAAATGGAATCAGTGGGGATTTGAGTAGCTGCTTCTCTTTGTTATGACTGTGTGGTGGAGCTGTGATGGGAACTCAGCACTGTGACTCTCAGTTCAGCTTCATATGGGAATATAACAAAGTGGTGAAGCCAGTATCAGAGACCTGAGAATGCATCTGTCAcggagataaataaacaaacaaacaaattggcTCTCATGTTGGATGGTGTTGTGACCATCAAAAATCTAAAACTTGACTTTGGCACCCTCTCAGTCAGACATTCACATATCGATGAAGGCGCTTAACCACTAAGAGTTTCATAAAGTTTACATGACTGTTTTCCCCAGTTCTTGTCAAATCTAGCGCAGCAGCATTTTGCACCTTTTGAGCAGGTCTTGCTCCTTGATCCAGCTAGTGAaatatgtatattgtgtgtgtcctAATGAACCACCTCAGATAAAATAAAGCTTGGAATGTGAGAAGGTGAAGCCTCTGACACAAGAACAACTGGttggccctccttcacagtacaactgGCTGTGCTGCATGTTGTACCTGGGGtctgtaaaggccctccttcacagtgcaACTGGCTGGGCCACATGTTGTACCTGCGGtctgtaaaggccctccttcacaatAAAACATGAGCTGCCTGTAGACCATATgttctaaacacaacaacatgtctGCCCAGCCATAGAACCTCCACTAATCTGCTCTAAAATGGTCTTTGAAACATTTCTGTCAGGACAATCCTCACCCCACATTTAACCCCCAAATACAATTTTTAAACCCACTCTTTCAGAAAATAACCCCTTCATAGCCAGGCTACATCCCTCCATGTAATGATTCATATTCATGTTCTTTCACCCTCACACAGAGATCCTTAGGCAGGTACCAGCACTACAGtactgtgaggaggaggaggaggaagaggagtgttGGGGACTTTTCCGTGGCCTGATTATCTCTGCTCCGGTGTCTGTGCCTCACCAAAACAGAGGCACTGGTCTGCCTACTGTGGAGAGATTAACATTTATTCCTCCCTTGGTTCTTGGTCAACTCACCTATCTGCTGTAGTCAGTCATTCTAgttcaggggttttcaactggttttgtcccagggaccaccattctgagaaagtaatttgcggccccctgatgtgcctgcacgcgcgtgcgtgtttgttaccgccgccgccacgccccctccccctgcacagatattctgcctataacacgaTATgatcacgatattcaagagtaatctggaaatgtgttgaaatatcaaagcaaatgtataaaaataaaaaaattaaatggtgaactgatcaacatgggctcatgtcgcggaccccctgcaatgccgccgcggaccaccagggggccacggaccccaggttgaaaacccctgttctaGTTCATTATGAGTCTTGCTTCAGTATGAATGAGGCAAAATCCTAGATACGTCTCTCTGTAAGAGTCTGTGCACTGATGTCCAAGTGGGGACAGGAGTCAGAAAAGGCTGGGAACCAGAGCCCTAATGACTGCTATGTGGACCCTCATCTAGACACCAGTACTCTTCATTTCTTCTTAAGTTATCCCTTTATATACGTCCCTTTGAGGCAAATTATCTGCAAAATGTTAGCTTGCTGATTCATAATGTTGGCAATTACACCCATCATGCACATGTTGCATACAAATGATACGTCACCATTTTCTTGGTTTACAGAGTTgcattatagttttttttttcagtttgttttacTTAACTGTAAATCAGACCCTGACACTGCAGCAACCAAACTGCCTTCAAAGTCAAACTGAATTtggtaataatatatatttggtAATAATATACATTTGGTAATAAACAACAGGTATCCTGATAGTTCTTAACACTCAGATGCTGTTAAACTGAGACATATAACAAAGCTAGCGTTCATTTATTGCCTCTCTTTTCGGTGTCTGAAATGCagtctgtgtgtacagtatgtccaAGGTTGACCTTTGTGGTAAAATGGACAGGGCTGTTGGATATGCGTTTCAGATGCTGCCCGGATAGAACAcagtgagaatgacagagatACCACGGGAGAGCACAGACTGATGTATACCTGGCAAATGTATACCTTGTTAATGCTAATGCATATAAGAAATGAAAAAGCATGTTTATACTGATATCATGAAAACTGCTGCCTAATTGGAAACCTTAATTCTGATTGATCATTTGATCAAATCAGACGGTGAGAAACAGTGGGTGATTTCATTATAATCAGTTAGAAAAATAGAGAGTGATATATATTGTTTGTCATTAACTCACTAAAGACTTGACAGAAATCCTAGACTGAAATTTGACAGGAGTGTTCTCCCGGACACAGATGATGCACTGAGGAACCTGATtatctgattggttgttgggtgagtgtgtctcagtTGAGTTTCTCTGTAGTCTGAGAGAGTTTGTCTTCCctgtgctctcactctctgttcaaCACTGAGACCCCTTCGGTTCCTGCATTCAAAGATGACTTTAACATGGATTTTACTGGTCCTTACTGGGATTATCTGCACAGAGACTAAGAGTGAGTAAACTGCCTCTTTTagttcactggggttttcacaTTGAGAATGCTGAGGAAAGAAAACACTTATATTTGTGAATTATATACTCTGAGCAACAAGTTCAATATTGCATAGAAAATGTAGCAGCATGATTTATTCACAtctcaaattaaattaaatgtgagATTAAAGTCCTGTATGACTACAGTTCACCATGGATAGAACTGATGGTGATAGGAGTGGGGAAATCATAATGTGTACGCTGAGGATATGCTGCAAAATATCACAATGAAATAATTTATTAATTAGTCCTAATAAACATCCTTGCTGATTTCAGGGTTAGTGAAGAGCTACTGAGATAAAATTAAAGAATATTTATAATACCTATACTGAGTTGTGTGGATGAAGTGTCTCTGTCATTTGCACATATTGACATGTATTTTATCAGCTTGTGCAGGGGTTTAAaactttgtgttgttgtgtgttccAGTGGTACATGTGGATATTGGTCTGGTCGGGTGCTCAGACTCAGATGGAGAGTACATGTATGGACTGGATGGGGAAGAGGTGGGCCACGCAGACTTCACCAAGGGCAAATTCGTTATGACACTGCCTGAGTTTGCTGATCAGTTAAAATATGAGGAAGGCACATATGAGGGGGCAGTTGCAAACCAGCAAATCTGCAAACAGAACTTGCAAGTAGCCATAGAATCTTACAAAAGTCCAGCAGTAGCAGAAGGTGAGTCGAAATAACGTCACTGTTTTAATTTTCTTCAGCCAATTTGAATCACTGGTACTAATATATGATAAGGACAATTCTGTTTGATGACATCATGATTTTCCAcatgaaaaaaattattcagtgcaGTTCTAGTGCATTCTTCGATAGGCAGACTGTCATCGAGATAGTTTTGGGACACTAAAGCCAAACTTAAACAGCTGACCAAGTAGGCCTAACATGCACATTATTATTGTACAAATGGCTGCAGTAAATGAGTTAACAATTTTGCTCATCATGAACAGAGTTCTTTCATGATATACAGTTCTTTACTTAACAGACACTTTATAGGCTTTATAGACGTCCAACATTAGTAAGGTGTGCAAATTATCAGCATTGATGAGCTTATAgagacactctttctctctgggacaccccactctcactctctcactatcactctctttgacacccctctctcactccctctctcgctcctctttcATTCCTCTTTCTACTGCAGTAATAACTGAGTGTGTCACTGCATACAAAAGGACTGGAAGACAGTTACGCTTTGTCTCTCCCACATTGTATGTTTCTCTTatgaacacagtgtgtgtgtttgtcattggtCACTGATGATAAATCAGTGAGTGTTTGTTGCACAGTAATGTCTTCCTGTCAGGGGGACACCATTTCACTCCTTTATGTTGTCCCCAGCCCCCCCCATGAGCTCCATCTACCCCAGACATGAGGTGAAGGTGGGCACTGGCAACACTCTCATCTGCTACATCACTGGGTTCTACCCACCCCGGCTCACCGTGAGGTGGACCAAGAACAACAAGAACGTGACCGAGAGAGTGAGCACTAGTCAGCTCCGTCCGAATCTTATTGACGGCTCCTACGACCAGTTCTCCACCCTGAAGTTCACCCCTCAGGAGGGGGACATGTACACCTGCACTGTGGAGCACTCAGCACTGGAGGGGCCCATGACAAGAGAGTTTGGTAAGACATAATTTTGCCTCAACAAATGATGTGTTAAAAAGTGAAACCATTTACCCTGGGTAAACTATATGCCCTAAGGCATTGTGAATTTCTGAGATAAAAGAAGATGCAGCTGATTATGTCTatgaatgtatatatttgtatatatatatatgtgtgtgtgtgtgtgtgtgtgtcttcctcagATGTTGAGGTGTCAGAGCCCAGTCTTGGTCCCTCAGTGTTCTGTGGAGTGGGTCTGACTCTGGGACTGCTGGGAGTGGCTACCGGAACATTCTTCCTCGTCAAGGGAAACCAGTGCAACTGAAACTGCATTCTAATGTGGCTTTCTTTTCATTCCCATCAGATCACAGGCATGCAGATTGCATAAAGTTTCTGACAATCTCTGTTTCACATGTTATTATTCTATATTATTCAActccccttctgaaaatcagtgtgtcaATGTTTGCTGTGGATTTTGACTGTCTATGAAGCTGTTACTGCAGTCTGTGTACAACATAATTCATAGCTTGTAGATACACACTTGACATATGATTTTCCCTGGCAAGTAAGATTCAATATCGCCTCTGATTTGGGTTGGTGATTTAATAAAGTCACTAAAAGCAAAACTGTATGAGTAGCTGCATGAGACACATTCATTCACCAGTGAATTGATTTTAATGTTTGAATTTAGATTAACTTTGCTAGATATTTCATGTAatcaataaaaataataaaagttagaaaataaaatgattgGTTTTATGGTTTTATTATTGAGTTCAAAATGTGCAGTCATCTGTAATATGTGTTCAATAACAGGACCAAGATGTTAGCAATGCCAAATGTATGACTTTGACTCCCAGAGAGCATACATACTGATATGAGTACACATATTTTTGTTTTAGTCACAATTGCTCACACGTTttctgaaactttttttttcttttcaaagctCTACATACAATTatcaaaaccaaacacacaatGCAAAACATCCCGTATATATTTTACAAAGTGAAACACAATATTCTGAACTGTATTGACTTCAAACTATCGACTATATTGATATATTCAAACTATATTCATTTGATCTGATTTCCCATCAATAACTACAGACTATTATAGTGTGCAGCAAGTATGAGTGCTGGTATCAAGCACACTGCCAATAAAATACCCGTGGTTTTGCAACATATCAACAAGAACTGAAGGTTATTAGACCATGAGTGCTGGGATATGGGAGGTATAATGAGAGTGCACACTGATCCAGCACCTTTATAAGAGCCGGCTGGAGCACAAACATGACATGCCAGTGTCACAGAAAGGCAACAACAAGGACGGTTCTCTAgactaaaacaaaaaataaatgaatgaattgatGATTACACTTATAAAATGCTTTTCAGCCTCGGCTTCATGTCTCATTGCACTGCATCACTGCACTGGGCCAGTGGGTGTGCATTTgactggctgttgagctcaaatatcaacaacatttcACCAGGATCAAAGACAGCACCTTTAAATGTATCTaactaaaaaaaatacaaatctgAACCTCACCTTGTCCATGTCAAAGGTGAGGCTGAGTTTGAGGAAGGCTTCCAGTGGTGGTCACACTGTCATGCTGATGTGTAGACAGTGTAGTGCATATGATAACTGCCCATGAATGATTCATGTTGGACTGGCAACATGATATCTGAAACAAACCATCTGCCTCACATTGGCTTTGTAAAGGAagaaaattacattttcactgtGGTTCTTAAATGGCTcatataaattattattattaataataataataataataataataataatacatcacatttatatgcGCTTTTTTCAAAGTTCACAAAGAcacttaaattaaattaaattaaagttgTGTATTACATGTTTCTTCACCCACCAAGTGCTGTCTATATAAGATCTAGTCAGCATAGTATAAAATCACTATAACATGATGATAAATAATTACTTAATTAATGTAGTTTGAAAGGGCACAATGTAAATATGTCTTTTGTCTAGAATGAAAGGCTGATATGGtgtaccccctcctcctcccccaaacacactaTTTGTATGGCAAGTTGTCATCCCATTCAAATCAAAGTCTGCAACAGTAACAGATGACAAGGTCCATCCTCTAAACACCTATTGGTCCATTCTGAGAAGTGCCTCTCTTATTACTCTGTACTTCTTGTGTATCTTCCTCATAGCTACTTAGACGGCAACAGTATGTCCTCTTTACAATACTTTGTTTCTGGGGTGATTTTTGTCTCTACACTTTTAGGAGTGGGTGAGTTTAATGCACTTCCTTTTACCACATGGCAAATAAGTACATGACAAGGAATTAGTACTTTTCAGTCTGTGTTTGATTACACATAGCCTTTACTCAGAGAATCCCTAGTCCATTAAAGAATTATTTTATCTATGTCAAAAATAGTAATAATGTTGTCGTAGTACTGGAAGACAATTTATTCTTTGTTGTAGGCATAGACCTAACACATGGAAGATGCCTTAATTGTAATGTGCGTATAAATGTTAAtgatggtatttttttttctgcaggtggtTTTAATGGCTATTACAGCAGTAATATTTACCACTGCCATTTCAACCCAAATAATTTGAGTGATGTGGAGTTCATTTTATCCCTCTGGTTTAACAAGGCTGAATTCCTACAGTTCAACAGCACTGTGGGGAAGTTTGTGGGATACACTGAGCTTGGAGTGCATAATGCAGAGAAATGTAACAAAGACAAAGGGATTCTGGCACAATGGCAGGCCCAGAGGGACAGTTACTGCAAACACAATGTCCAGAATGACTTCAATAACATACTGACAAAGAAAGGTGAGCATGGGTAAAGGAAGAAAAGTGGAACCTATGAATCGGTCCTCAGTAATCATGTCTGTCAGATTTGGGTGAACATTTCTACACAGAATCAGTTATCACTTGTGGGAAGTGAGAAGCTTGTATTGATTTAAATGTTTATTGAATCCTTTCACATAAAGTAGCCTAATATCACAAAAACTGTCAAGGAATAATTCTGGATCATGTAGATGATCATGACTTTAAAAACTTAAACATTTAAGAAAACATAAATGTACTGAAATCATGATTTGTGGGTACTTATATTTCAATAAGCTTAAGTAGACTTATTTTTATCGAttaggtattttttttttttatctatcaGATGATTTAGAAACATCACAATACTAAATATAATTATTCCCCTTCCTCTGTGTGCATAATAATTATGTATATAACTATATGTTACAGTTGAGCCAGAGGTGAGACTGACTATGGGGAGGCCATCCACTGGTGGTCATCCTGCCATGCTGGTGTGCAGCGCGTATGACTTCTACCCAAAGATGATCCGCGTGACCTGGCACAGAGATGGCAAGGAAGTGACCACGGGTGATGTGATATCTAGCGAGGAGCTGGCGGATGGAGACTGGTACTACCAGACCCACTCCCACCTGGAGTTCACCCCCAAAGCTGGAGAGAAGATCTCCTGTGTGGTGGAGCACGCCAGCTTGACGGAGCCCAAGGAGTTTGTCTGGGGTGAGGACTGGCTTGCACTTATGTCTGGTTCAGCGCACATCTGTGTCCTCACGTCGTATCTGCTGTAGTTAATTCCATAAATGTGCATTGCAGCTAAGACACAATAGGATGCATGCAATAGCACACTAGATAACATCTAGACCTGTAGTTTCTGCACACTTTTCATGGTTTCACTCAAGTAACACTGCTAAGCTTTAAACTGCTTCACAGGGCCAAGATGTCTATTGGTACCAGTGTCTTTATGTTCAGACACTGATTACAAATGTtaaatgtgtataaatgtgtgatTGTACGACCTCACACATCAtgcgtgacgtgacgtgatgtTTTCACAGACCCCTCCATGCCTGAGCCTGAGAGGAATAAGATTGCCATTGGAGCTGCAGCACTGGTGCTGGGGTTAATCGTCACTGCTGCTGGGTTCATCTACTACAAGACAAAGTCCAGAGGTCTGTAGTGTGCATGACCAACAACCAACATGCATCCAGCAGTCAGGATAGAATATGTTAACACATGACACTGCATAATGGATGACCTTAGACACTCAGGACATACAGACAAGTTAAAGTTCATTTGGTTATTGGATATAAGCAGCGCTGGTAAACTGGACTATTTTTCATAGATTTTGTCATATCACAAGTGTTTTGAATGATGGTCTAATTTTAATGATTCATTTTCTAACAGGGCGGATCTTGGTACCCAGTGGTTAAAGTAAGTCATCAGTTTATGAGACATTTCTACACTTTTATTTAGCAGCTTATCTCAGAATAAGAAGTCTGAAAGGAAGGCTTATCCTCTATTTATAAttcaaataatataataaatataatataatataatttaataatatTTAGTAGTATTTGCTATTTCTGTATCACTCTATGGAATGAATTCTCGGTATGCCTATACATCATAAAAAAGTGATTTAATCCTTTGAGTGTTCTTACAGATCTGTCACAGCACGTGGAACTGACATTCAATCAATACATCTATCAAGAAATCAATCATGAATATCAGGGATGGTTACAATCAAGATGGCTGTCTGTTTttccctgtctttttttttaatcttgctTTAGAAATGTGAACTACTTATACCCATGAATCTTAAAACCAAAATATAGTTTTTTTTGCAGAGGAAGGGAAAACAATGCTTTGATATTTATTTCCTACCATGTTTGTCCTGTATCGAACACTGGTGATAACTGAAATAACAAAGAAGTTTATTTAAACTAATTTCTCCTACAGTCTCAGAGATTGGAGAGTTTATAGTGTGCCTAGTCTCACTAGTGTGGATTTGGCTCCCTCTGCTGGAATATCTCAGTGCTTGCAGTTAAATAATTCCCTCCTGAGGTTTTCTGTAGATCTTTGTTCATGACGTTTTGTCACTTCTGTCAATAATTGGTTTCAGTCACATGTAATCAACCACAATATGAAAACTTTCTTTCTAACAATAAagtttggaaaaaaaactgttatgtctctctctgtttatctaactcattctctcttccctctttatctctctctgtgtgtgactgttgaaGAATGTTTTTTGTAATCTTATTGTATATTTTGAAACTGGCTCAAGCATATTACAGTTATGTAGTTTGTGTAGTTTGATTTGTGTTCCACTATCCATATCTTAAAGAAACTGACATCATGACTTTATTCCATGAATAACAAGTTTACtgagttaactgttttgaacccAGTAACTCTGTCATCATACCAGTACTTATACTCTAATGATctattattttaaaatgtactcAAATAAAGCAGCGCATCATCAAAGTCTAATTTACAGAAGACACCACCTGCTCAGGAAATTTGTGACAGGCCTCATTTAAggcctgtgtagttctgtgtaacgggctggtacaccctgcaaaaatggatgaaaagcttccacacgcatgacattgccagctatactgccaaaagacaccagttagtgtgttggcaagcttctatcagcgtcagctgggctgttggtggtgtttgcaaggttttgcatgccttttaggtagttagcttacttgttttggaacagaactccatattgctgctttaatattAATTCAAACACATTATGGCGTGACAAATTAACAGATAGAGAATTGAAATAGTTAAAACAGGACATGTACAAATTCGGAACTTTCAGTTGAAAACATTCATTAGAAGTATAAAGAATTAATCAAATATAACAAGTTATATTATTTTGATAAGGTAATCAAAAAGTTACACTACTATTACACTGCACTCAAAACCTCatgattcaaataatttacAATTGTTTAGTTGTTGAAGTCAACTATTTACCATAAATGTCAGTTTCACATAACATTgttcattaagtgtgtgtttgtgtgtctgggtgggtgtggggttggAGGGGATTGgtgctttgggggggggggctcaaaaTTGTTCTTTGCCCAGGGCCTCCAATTTGCTAAAACCACCCCTGGGTGCATCATTATGATTTATTATTTTGTTGAGTGCACTGCCTTGCTCTAAAAAGTTCAGA
Encoded here:
- the LOC105889864 gene encoding H-2 class II histocompatibility antigen, A-K alpha chain-like, coding for MTLTWILLVLTGIICTETKMVHVDIGLVGCSDSDGEYMYGLDGEEVGHADFTKGKFVMTLPEFADQLKYEEGTYEGAVANQQICKQNLQVAIESYKSPAVAEAPPMSSIYPRHEVKVGTGNTLICYITGFYPPRLTVRWTKNNKNVTERVSTSQLRPNLIDGSYDQFSTLKFTPQEGDMYTCTVEHSALEGPMTREFDVEVSEPSLGPSVFCGVGLTLGLLGVATGTFFLVKGNQCN
- the LOC105889860 gene encoding H-2 class II histocompatibility antigen, E-S beta chain-like, coding for MSSLQYFVSGVIFVSTLLGVGGFNGYYSSNIYHCHFNPNNLSDVEFILSLWFNKAEFLQFNSTVGKFVGYTELGVHNAEKCNKDKGILAQWQAQRDSYCKHNVQNDFNNILTKKVEPEVRLTMGRPSTGGHPAMLVCSAYDFYPKMIRVTWHRDGKEVTTGDVISSEELADGDWYYQTHSHLEFTPKAGEKISCVVEHASLTEPKEFVWDPSMPEPERNKIAIGAAALVLGLIVTAAGFIYYKTKSRGRILVPSG